Proteins encoded within one genomic window of Formosa agariphila KMM 3901:
- the mutY gene encoding A/G-specific adenine glycosylase — protein sequence MSFSKTLTHWYSINKRQLPWRQTTNPYYIWLSEIILQQTQIKQGLPYYEDFVTTFPTVFHLAKANEAEVLKLWQGLGYYSRARNLHAAAKYVVDELQGVFPTNYKDLLKLKGVGDYTASAIASICYNEVAAVVDGNVYRVLSRYFGIYTPINSSKGAKEFKTLAQELIDVKDPATFNQAVMEFGAIQCKPKSPDCTICPFNNSCYAYSNAVIGELPVKIKAAKVSKKYFNFLVFLTPNQTTVLEQRQGKGIWQNLYQFPLIESEKGLTHRQLQKELETLDVLKGKNFEVSLYNKDEIVHKLSHQHLYTQFWIIEVDFNIEGAISVSEVEDFPVPILIGNFIENFNF from the coding sequence ATGTCTTTTAGTAAAACTTTAACACATTGGTACTCAATTAATAAGCGTCAACTTCCTTGGAGACAGACAACTAATCCATATTATATCTGGTTGTCTGAAATAATTTTACAGCAGACTCAAATTAAGCAAGGGTTACCTTATTATGAAGATTTTGTGACCACATTTCCTACAGTTTTTCATTTAGCGAAGGCAAATGAAGCAGAAGTTTTAAAACTTTGGCAAGGTTTAGGGTATTATTCTAGGGCCAGAAACTTGCATGCTGCGGCAAAATATGTGGTCGATGAACTGCAAGGTGTTTTTCCTACTAATTATAAAGACTTATTAAAACTAAAAGGGGTAGGCGACTATACCGCTAGTGCTATTGCTTCTATATGTTATAACGAAGTCGCGGCCGTTGTAGATGGTAATGTGTATAGAGTTTTATCTCGTTATTTCGGAATTTATACACCTATTAATTCATCTAAAGGTGCAAAAGAATTTAAAACTTTGGCTCAAGAGTTAATTGATGTTAAGGATCCTGCTACGTTTAACCAGGCGGTTATGGAATTTGGAGCAATACAGTGTAAACCTAAAAGTCCAGATTGTACAATTTGCCCTTTTAATAACAGTTGTTATGCCTATAGTAATGCTGTAATTGGTGAATTACCAGTAAAGATAAAAGCAGCAAAAGTGTCTAAAAAGTATTTTAATTTTTTAGTATTTCTAACCCCAAATCAAACTACTGTTTTAGAGCAACGTCAGGGTAAAGGCATTTGGCAAAATTTGTATCAATTTCCTTTAATTGAGTCAGAAAAAGGATTGACACATAGGCAACTTCAGAAGGAGTTAGAAACCTTAGATGTTTTAAAAGGTAAAAATTTCGAAGTGTCGTTATATAATAAAGACGAAATTGTACATAAATTATCGCATCAACATCTATATACACAGTTTTGGATTATAGAAGTCGATTTTAATATAGAGGGCGCTATTTCTGTGTCTGAAGTTGAGGATTTTCCAGTTCCGATTCTAATAGGAAACTTCATTGAAAATTTCAATTTTTAA
- a CDS encoding HU family DNA-binding protein: MTKADLVAKISEKLGIEKGDVQATVETFMEEVKTSLEAGDNVYLRGFGSFIIKTRAEKTGRNISKNTTIKIPAHNIPAFKPAKVFVEGVKTNVDVKE, from the coding sequence ATGACTAAGGCTGATTTAGTAGCGAAAATTTCTGAGAAATTAGGAATCGAGAAAGGTGATGTTCAAGCAACTGTGGAAACATTCATGGAAGAAGTAAAAACATCTTTAGAAGCTGGTGATAACGTATATTTAAGAGGTTTTGGTAGTTTTATAATCAAAACTCGAGCGGAAAAAACTGGTAGAAACATCTCTAAAAACACTACTATTAAAATTCCTGCACACAACATTCCTGCATTTAAACCTGCAAAAGTATTTGTAGAAGGTGTAAAAACTAATGTAGACGTTAAAGAATAA
- a CDS encoding single-stranded DNA-binding protein, which translates to MAGTLNKVMLIGHLGDDVKMHYFEGGGCVGRFPLATNETYVSKQTNERVTNTEWHNIVVRNKGAEICEKYLSKGDKIYVEGRLKTRKWQDESGQDRYSTEIQCTDFTFLTTKKESGANADQSPQVAKTAENKPAPSQSATNEADDDLPF; encoded by the coding sequence ATGGCTGGTACGTTAAATAAAGTAATGCTTATAGGACATTTAGGAGACGATGTTAAAATGCACTATTTCGAAGGAGGTGGTTGCGTGGGCCGTTTTCCCTTGGCAACAAATGAAACCTATGTAAGTAAGCAAACTAACGAACGGGTTACAAATACAGAGTGGCATAATATTGTTGTAAGAAATAAAGGTGCAGAAATTTGTGAAAAGTATTTAAGTAAAGGTGATAAAATTTATGTTGAAGGTCGTCTTAAAACCAGAAAGTGGCAAGACGAATCTGGACAAGATCGTTACTCTACAGAAATACAGTGTACAGATTTTACTTTTTTAACGACGAAAAAAGAAAGCGGAGCAAATGCAGACCAATCACCGCAAGTTGCTAAAACCGCAGAAAATAAACCGGCCCCAAGTCAGAGTGCTACAAATGAAGCCGACGACGATTTGCCATTTTAA